AGTTTTTCACTGGAATTGTATATTTCAATTTTAACATCTTTGCATTCTGTATCTACTTTTATTCCGCCTGGCGAGATAGTCTTTGTCAGACAGTTATTGCCTTCATTGTTTTCATTAATACTCTGGCTGGTATCTGCACAGACCTTTAATGTATGTGTACCTTGCGGAGGTTGATATGAGTAGCTACTGAAGGATTTCTCAATTTCCTCGTTAGGGTTCAATATCTTGGTGATTGTATCCTGAGAGATAGATTTGTCATTCAGATAAAGGCTGTTTTTAAAGGAAATCGCTGTTTTAGGAGTTGTCGGCGCATCTCCAATGTTCTTAATCTTGTAGTGGATTACTCCACCTTTATTCCATAAGTCGGTAATTACAAGGTCTGGATATTTTTTTGTATAAAGAATTTTAGCTTCTGCCCAGCCAGCCCAATCCTGTGCCGAGTTTTTCCCGCCTGCACTTACGTAGAGGATGAAGTTTCCATTTTTTCCTTGATACTTTGAAAGATCAATCGTTTCTGTTTCAACTTTCCCTGTGTAGCTCTTATATTTTTCAAAGATATTTATTGGCTGCCCGGGGTAATTAAAAAGAACTCTGTAAATCACTCCGTCTGTTCCTGTTGCTCCCTTCAAGAATCCTATCTTTAATGAAAGTTTTGCACCAGTTGGAACTGTTAAATTCGGATAAGTTCCCATTATATAACCATTTGCCTTCCATTCAGGATGAGTTTCAAGAATCTTTGCATATTTTATGTTATCCTCCATATAGCTATTTGTTTGCCATAAGGCAAATCCCTTGCTGTCAGAGTTAGAACCGGGAAATTGAAGATAACCTGCCCCACTTTGCCATACTGCCTTATCTGCATTCTGAACAAAATCATAGAAAGTGCTGAGGGAAATATTCTCTTCTTTTCCTGAAATAGTAAAAACACCAGCCGAAGCAGAAATTATAAGCGATACAATAACGAAAGGGACGATAAATCTTTTAATTCTTTTCATTTTGCACCCCCTATTAATTTTTAAAAAATGATAATGTAAAATTGAGCTTAGGTCTCAGAGTGAGAAGACAGCACAAGTAAGAAAAAGGATAATTTCATTTTAGATAAATTGCTAGCTCGTATGTATAGATTGCTGTATTTTATAAATGGTTTAGATCTGTAGCAACACCGTAAAAAACATTCACACTTCCCAAAAAACGAAACCAATAGAATTATTACCAATACCATCAAAATCATTAGCGATACTACTAAAAATTTTTTCATTTCTTCTTTCCCGATGAATAATTCTCCCTTATTCAGGAATTAAATACATTTTAGCCTTTTTTGTATATTTGTCAAGCTGGTTTTATAAAATTGTCATCATTTGATTCGACACAAAATATCTGTGATAAAATAACTAAATACCCAATTTTACAGTTTTTTCTAAATATGCAATGATATTATTAATGCTAAATTCTCCTGCCAGGGAAATAATAGAGGAAGACAAGAATTAAGCATTGAAATTTATTCAATATGTTGCCGTCTTTAACTTGTAGAAAATCCTGTTATAATTATGGGTAGTAAAATTTAAGGAGGCGTAATGTTGGATCTGGAAATTGCACAAAATGCAAAAATGAAAGATATAAAAGAAGTTGCAAAAGATATTGAGCTCAATGATAACGAGATAAGCTTGTACGGAAAGTATATCGCCAAAGTAGACCTTGTTGCTTATAAGAATAGGGCGAAAAGAGCAGATGGAAAATTAATCTTTGTTACTGCCATAACTCCCACACCGGCAGGAGAGGGAAAAACTACTACGACGATAGGCTTAGCGGATGCATTGAACGATTTAGGTCAAAAGGCAATGGCGGTGATTA
The genomic region above belongs to Caldisericota bacterium and contains:
- a CDS encoding CARDB domain-containing protein encodes the protein MKRIKRFIVPFVIVSLIISASAGVFTISGKEENISLSTFYDFVQNADKAVWQSGAGYLQFPGSNSDSKGFALWQTNSYMEDNIKYAKILETHPEWKANGYIMGTYPNLTVPTGAKLSLKIGFLKGATGTDGVIYRVLFNYPGQPINIFEKYKSYTGKVETETIDLSKYQGKNGNFILYVSAGGKNSAQDWAGWAEAKILYTKKYPDLVITDLWNKGGVIHYKIKNIGDAPTTPKTAISFKNSLYLNDKSISQDTITKILNPNEEIEKSFSSYSYQPPQGTHTLKVCADTSQSINENNEGNNCLTKTISPGGIKVDTECKDVKIEIYNSSEKLVISGYSNETNTYSTGLMLAPDNYRVVPSKENCTFTPLYKLVNVVSNQVANVTFQCSCKKADLLITEITRLKTGGTIHYKVKNQGSIGTESYFYNALYINEKFIIKDYVKVYIKAGEELSREFKYSYTPTSPKDTIKVCADSDKNIEEKNEENNCLEVTWYTEEKLPDLIIDEIKCDMENSRISYVIKNIGEETAKGGHSTTLFVEGKEITHSLVSADLNPGMYCVVSIPFKEKV